Proteins encoded together in one Poecile atricapillus isolate bPoeAtr1 chromosome 15, bPoeAtr1.hap1, whole genome shotgun sequence window:
- the SLC9A8 gene encoding sodium/hydrogen exchanger 8 isoform X4, which yields MFRPNMFFLLLLPPIIFESGYSLHKGNFFQNIGSIILFSVFGTAISAFIVGGGIYFLGRADVIYKLNMTDSFAFGSLISAVDPVATIAIFNALNVDPVLNMLVFGESILNDAVSIVLTNTAEGLTRENMSDVSGWQTFLQALGYFLKMFFGSAALGTLTGLISALVLKHIDLRKTPSLEFGMMIIFAYLPYGLAEGISLSGIMAILFSGIVMSHYTHHNLSPVTQILMQQTLRTVAFMCETCVFAFLGLSIFSFPHKFEMSFVIWCIVLVLFGRAVNIFPLSYLLNFFRDHKITPKMMFIMWFSGLRGAIPYALSLHLGLEPIEKRQLIGTTTIIIVLFTILLLGGGTMPLIRLVDIEDSKPRKRNKKDVNLSKTEKMGNTIESEHLSELTEEEYEAQYIKRQNLKGFMRLDVEYLNPFFTRRLTQEDLHDGRIQMKTLTNKWYEEVRQGPSGSEDDEQELLQQSGAGAR from the exons atgtttcgtccaaatatgttttttctgcttttgcttccACCTATTATATTTGAATCTGGATATTCACTGCACAAG ggtaatttttttcagaacattggTTCCATCATTCTGTTCTCAGTATTTGGCACTGCAATATCAGCTTTCATTGTAGGTGGAGGAATCTATTTCCTGGGCCGG GCTGATGTAATTTATAAACTCAACATGACAGACAG TTTTGCATTCGGCTCTTTAATATCTGCAGTTGACCCTGTGGCTACTATTGCCATTTTCAATGCCCTTAATGTGGATCCTGTGCTTAACATGTTGGTTTTTGGAGAAAGCATTCTCAACGATGCAGTTTCAATTGTCCTGACCAA CACAGCAGAAGGTTTGACAAGGGAAAATATGTCAGATGTAAGTGGATGGCAAACCTTTCTACAGGCACTGGGATACTTTCTCAAGATGTTCTTTGGCTCTGCAGCACTTGGCACACTTACTGGTCTTATTTCTGCATTA GTACTAAAGCACATTGATTTAAGGAAGACACCTTCCCTAGAATTTGGGATGATGATTATCTTTGCTTACCTTCCTTATGGACTTGCAGAAGGGATCTCACTCTCAG GTATCATGGCAATCCTGTTCTCTGGCATTGTGATGTCTCACTACACACACCACAACCTGTCCCCAGTGACACAGATCCTGATGCAGCAGACACTCAGAACTGTTGCTTTCATGTGTG aaaCGTGTGTTTTTGCATTTCTTGGCCTGTCAATTTTTAGTTTTCCTCACAAGTTTGAAATGTCCTTTGTCATCTGGTGCATA gtgCTGGTTCTGTTTGGTAGAGCAGTGAATATTTTCCCGCTTTCCTACCTACTCAACTTCTTCCGTGATCATAAAATCACTCCCAAAATGATGTTTATCATGTGGTTTAGTG GATTACGTGGTGCCATTCCCTATGCCCTCAGCCTCCACCTGGGCCTGGAGCCCATCGAGAAGCGGCAGCTCATCGGCACCACGACCATCATCATTGTGCTGTTCaccatcctgctgctgggagggggaACCATGCCCCTCATCAGGCTTGTGGACATCGAGGACTCCAAACCACGCAAGAGGAACAAGAAGGACGTCAATCTTAGCAAGACAGAGAAgatg GGAAACACTATAGAATCAGAGCATTTATCAGAGCTCACAGAGGAGGAATATGAAGCCCAGTACATAAAACGCCAGAACCTCAAAGGCTTTATGCGGCTTGATGTTGAGTATTTGAATCCTTTCTTCACCAGAAGACTCACACAAGAA